Proteins from a genomic interval of Streptomyces fodineus:
- the cmlD gene encoding 4-amino-4-deoxychorismate mutase CmlD: protein MIEQDELHRLRAELDLLDGTLLDTLRRRIDCGVRIARYKSRHGVPMMQPGRVHLVKERAARYAVDHGLDETFLVNLYDAIIAEMCRVEDLVMDREVGDRR, encoded by the coding sequence ATGATCGAGCAGGACGAGCTGCACCGGCTGCGCGCGGAACTCGACCTCCTCGACGGGACGCTCCTGGACACCCTGCGCCGCCGTATCGACTGCGGCGTGCGCATCGCCCGGTACAAGTCCCGGCACGGCGTGCCGATGATGCAGCCCGGCCGCGTCCACCTGGTCAAAGAGCGGGCTGCACGCTACGCGGTCGACCACGGCCTCGACGAGACGTTCCTGGTGAACCTCTACGACGCGATCATCGCCGAGATGTGCCGCGTCGAGGATTTGGTGATGGACCGGGAAGTCGGCGACCGACGATGA
- a CDS encoding transcriptional regulator: MSGRGPSTVPCHRRCALLEALMSETSDQGQASSFDIDIRSLLPADSPRFTLDHAHVRALAESEAEFPPILVHRATLRVVDGMHRLRATALRNRRTISARWFEGDEQAAFLRAVECNMRHGLPLSRDERKQAALRILRAHPDWSDRSIAEMTGWNATGVGALRRDITDPGARPETRVGRDGRVRPSNTAEGRRMAAEVISRNPEASLREIARQAGISVGTARDVRRRLANGQEAIPAGRCSGGPTGTTPTSTDEDRMRLGRVPDLAHRITLFDGLRNDPSLRLNENGRLVLHRLRTQLRTTEEWKRLAPTVPLHGRNAVADILSACADDLKEMAQELRCAEDSLAG, translated from the coding sequence GTGTCCGGGCGGGGGCCTTCCACCGTTCCTTGTCATCGACGATGTGCACTCCTGGAGGCATTGATGTCCGAAACATCGGATCAAGGACAGGCGTCGAGCTTTGACATCGACATACGGTCCCTGCTGCCGGCCGATTCGCCGCGCTTCACCCTCGACCACGCACACGTACGAGCGCTGGCGGAAAGCGAGGCGGAGTTCCCGCCGATACTGGTGCACAGGGCGACATTACGTGTCGTCGACGGCATGCACCGGTTGCGGGCCACGGCACTGCGCAACCGACGCACCATCAGTGCGCGCTGGTTCGAGGGGGACGAACAGGCTGCCTTCCTGCGCGCCGTGGAGTGCAACATGCGCCACGGACTTCCGCTCTCGCGCGACGAACGGAAGCAGGCCGCACTGCGGATCTTACGCGCGCATCCCGACTGGTCCGACCGAAGCATCGCCGAGATGACCGGCTGGAACGCCACCGGCGTGGGGGCGCTGCGTCGAGACATTACCGACCCAGGTGCACGGCCGGAGACACGCGTCGGCCGTGACGGCCGGGTGCGGCCGTCGAACACCGCCGAGGGGCGCCGCATGGCCGCGGAGGTGATCAGCCGGAACCCAGAGGCCTCGCTAAGGGAGATTGCGCGGCAGGCCGGGATCTCGGTGGGAACCGCACGTGATGTACGCCGCCGACTGGCCAACGGCCAGGAGGCCATTCCGGCCGGCCGGTGCTCAGGCGGACCCACAGGCACCACGCCGACAAGCACGGACGAAGACCGTATGAGGCTGGGCCGCGTACCCGATCTCGCTCACCGCATCACCCTCTTCGACGGACTCCGCAACGATCCCTCGCTGCGGCTCAACGAGAACGGAAGGCTCGTCCTGCACCGCCTGCGCACGCAACTGCGGACCACCGAAGAATGGAAGCGCCTCGCCCCCACCGTGCCCCTGCACGGACGGAACGCCGTGGCGGACATCCTGTCCGCCTGTGCGGACGACCTCAAGGAAATGGCCCAGGAGCTGCGTTGCGCCGAGGACTCGCTGGCCGGCTAA
- a CDS encoding 3-deoxy-7-phosphoheptulonate synthase — translation MMHATTTHTSLAQRPAAQQPYWPDEAALDDVERELAGLPALTSEDEVVDLMRGMELVARGSALLIQGGDCAERFHEAVPELVRQKVDNLQGLAAIMRAGSRSPTVAVSRIAGQYGKPRSSPFEAEDSGRQMPSYCGDAVNDPEFEPVARTPQPRRLLTAYECSRLVLDELRRSWSGRPILERVYTSHELLLLPYERPLVREGTRGAYSGSAHFGWIGERTRQPDGAHVALAQAVHNPVGVKLGPTVSPEDAVALSRTLNPERVPGRLTFIVRFGAKDVDRLLPLVVDAVARHGAPVVWLCDPMHGNGVRLSGHKTRLIEPMRSEITSFTRVLQERGQWPAGLHLEMTPDPVTECVSERDEEPRFTDYRSTCDPRLNPEQSAEMVSHFLALL, via the coding sequence ATGATGCACGCGACTACGACGCACACGTCCCTGGCGCAGCGGCCGGCAGCGCAGCAGCCGTACTGGCCGGACGAGGCGGCCCTCGACGACGTGGAACGGGAGCTGGCCGGACTGCCCGCACTCACCAGCGAGGACGAGGTCGTCGACCTCATGCGCGGGATGGAACTGGTCGCTCGCGGCTCGGCTCTCCTCATCCAGGGCGGTGACTGCGCCGAGCGCTTCCACGAGGCCGTACCGGAATTGGTCCGGCAGAAGGTGGACAACCTCCAGGGGCTCGCCGCGATCATGCGGGCGGGCAGTCGCTCGCCCACGGTGGCCGTCAGCAGGATCGCCGGCCAGTACGGCAAACCACGGTCCTCGCCTTTCGAGGCGGAGGACTCGGGCCGTCAGATGCCCAGTTACTGCGGCGATGCCGTGAACGACCCAGAGTTCGAACCGGTTGCGCGAACCCCGCAACCACGTCGGCTCCTCACCGCATACGAATGCTCGCGGCTCGTCCTCGACGAGCTCCGCCGCTCCTGGTCGGGACGGCCGATCCTGGAACGGGTGTACACCTCGCACGAACTGCTGCTCCTGCCCTATGAACGACCCCTGGTGAGGGAAGGCACGCGCGGCGCGTACAGCGGATCCGCCCACTTCGGCTGGATCGGCGAGCGGACGCGCCAGCCCGACGGCGCCCACGTGGCTCTCGCGCAGGCCGTGCACAACCCTGTCGGGGTGAAGCTGGGGCCGACGGTGTCGCCCGAGGACGCTGTAGCCCTGAGCCGGACGCTGAACCCGGAGCGCGTTCCCGGGCGCCTGACCTTCATCGTCCGCTTCGGTGCGAAGGACGTGGACCGGCTCCTGCCACTCGTGGTCGACGCGGTGGCCCGCCATGGCGCACCGGTCGTCTGGCTCTGCGACCCCATGCACGGCAATGGTGTGCGATTGTCCGGACACAAGACCAGATTGATTGAACCGATGCGGTCCGAGATCACCTCATTCACCCGTGTGCTGCAGGAACGGGGGCAGTGGCCTGCCGGCCTCCACCTGGAGATGACCCCGGACCCGGTCACGGAGTGTGTGTCGGAGCGTGATGAGGAGCCGCGGTTCACGGACTACCGGTCCACCTGCGACCCGCGTCTGAACCCTGAGCAGTCGGCGGAGATGGTCTCCCATTTCCTCGCGCTGCTCTAG
- a CDS encoding Cmx/CmrA family chloramphenicol efflux MFS transporter, whose translation MPFAIYVLGLAVFAQGTSEFMLSGLVPDIAADLGVSIPAVGSLTSAFAVGMIVGAPLVAMLSLRWPRRRALLAFLITFLLAHVVGALTDSFEILFVTRVIAALANAGFLAVGLATAASMAGPQAKGRATSVLLSGVTLACVAGVPLGAVLSEFWGWRSAFWGVALISAPAVFAILRSVPATPVDPDAPSVRHELRALRTPRLVLTLVLGALVNGATFCSFTYLTPVITHVTGLSTGWVPATLALFGIGSFVGVNLGGRLADSRPGQVLAVGGVALLAGWLVFALTAGNTAVALILVFVQGVLSFAVGSTLIAQSLYTASDAPTLAGGFATAAMNVGAAAGPALGGVALSADFGFRAPLVVSASLVTAAMVLGGVARVVGSGSGTTSRPAERSLEARS comes from the coding sequence ATGCCTTTCGCCATCTACGTTCTAGGGCTGGCCGTCTTCGCCCAGGGAACGTCGGAGTTCATGCTGTCCGGTCTGGTACCGGACATCGCCGCCGATCTCGGTGTGTCCATTCCAGCCGTCGGCTCGCTCACCTCGGCCTTCGCCGTCGGCATGATCGTCGGCGCGCCGCTGGTCGCGATGCTGAGCTTGCGCTGGCCGCGCCGCCGGGCACTGCTCGCCTTCCTCATCACCTTCCTTCTCGCGCACGTCGTCGGCGCCCTCACCGACAGCTTCGAGATCCTTTTCGTCACGCGGGTGATCGCCGCGCTGGCCAACGCCGGCTTCCTCGCAGTCGGCCTCGCGACCGCGGCGAGCATGGCCGGTCCGCAGGCCAAGGGCCGGGCGACGTCGGTGCTGCTGAGCGGTGTGACCCTCGCCTGCGTCGCCGGTGTGCCGCTCGGCGCCGTACTGAGTGAGTTCTGGGGCTGGCGCTCGGCGTTCTGGGGCGTCGCGCTCATCTCCGCGCCCGCCGTCTTCGCCATCCTGCGGTCCGTACCGGCGACGCCCGTCGACCCCGACGCTCCGAGCGTCCGCCACGAGTTGCGGGCGCTGCGCACGCCTCGGCTGGTTCTGACGCTGGTGCTCGGTGCGCTGGTCAACGGAGCGACGTTCTGCTCGTTCACGTACCTCACACCCGTCATCACGCATGTCACGGGTCTGAGCACCGGGTGGGTGCCCGCCACGCTGGCGCTGTTCGGCATCGGATCCTTCGTCGGGGTCAACCTGGGCGGCCGACTCGCGGACAGCCGGCCCGGCCAGGTGCTGGCGGTCGGTGGCGTGGCGCTGCTGGCGGGCTGGCTGGTGTTCGCCCTCACCGCCGGCAACACGGCCGTGGCCCTGATCCTCGTGTTCGTCCAGGGGGTGCTCTCGTTCGCGGTGGGCTCCACCCTGATCGCGCAGTCCCTCTACACGGCCTCGGACGCACCCACGCTGGCCGGCGGCTTCGCCACCGCCGCGATGAACGTCGGCGCGGCTGCCGGTCCGGCCCTGGGCGGTGTCGCCCTGAGCGCGGACTTCGGCTTCCGCGCTCCCCTGGTAGTGAGCGCCTCGCTCGTGACGGCCGCGATGGTACTCGGCGGCGTGGCCCGGGTGGTCGGCAGTGGCAGCGGCACCACGAGCCGTCCGGCGGAGCGCTCGCTGGAGGCCCGTTCGTAA
- a CDS encoding 4'-phosphopantetheinyl transferase family protein, with protein sequence MNTTLLTGLLPQAALSAEAFGDVPGAWLFPEEAAALSGATDRRRREFATVRHCARVALTSLGRPAGPMVPGKRGAPTWPEGVVGSMTHCDGYRAAVVSRRIDIAALGIDAEPHLPLPPSLLGRIASPRERDHLAALRQAHPTVHWDRLFFSAKESVYKAWFPLTRTWLDFREAEVALEPYRQTFRARLLRTGHDDEGRPLHEFDGRWRVGRRLVVTAVSYGVSAFAHGRVRRDTVYGRR encoded by the coding sequence ATGAATACCACCCTCCTGACAGGGCTCCTGCCCCAGGCGGCCTTGAGCGCTGAGGCGTTTGGTGATGTCCCCGGCGCCTGGCTCTTTCCGGAGGAAGCCGCCGCGTTGAGTGGCGCAACCGACCGCAGGCGCAGGGAGTTCGCCACCGTGCGTCACTGTGCCCGCGTCGCCCTTACCTCCCTCGGCCGACCGGCCGGACCGATGGTCCCGGGGAAGCGGGGTGCGCCAACGTGGCCGGAGGGGGTGGTGGGCTCGATGACCCACTGCGACGGCTATAGGGCCGCCGTCGTGTCCCGGCGGATCGACATCGCGGCTCTGGGCATCGATGCTGAACCCCATTTGCCCCTGCCGCCGAGCCTTCTCGGCCGCATCGCCTCACCGCGCGAGCGGGACCACCTGGCGGCGTTGCGCCAGGCCCATCCCACTGTGCACTGGGACCGGCTGTTCTTCAGCGCCAAGGAATCCGTGTACAAGGCCTGGTTCCCCCTCACCCGGACCTGGCTGGACTTCCGCGAGGCGGAGGTGGCTCTCGAGCCGTACCGGCAGACGTTCCGTGCCCGCCTGCTGCGGACCGGCCACGACGACGAGGGGCGACCGCTCCACGAGTTCGACGGGAGGTGGCGGGTTGGCCGCCGCCTCGTCGTCACCGCCGTCTCCTATGGGGTCTCCGCCTTCGCTCATGGGCGGGTCCGGCGCGACACCGTGTACGGGCGGCGTTAG
- a CDS encoding cation:proton antiporter: MTTYQTAMIMVGLALILVLAHVLGRLARRCGQPAVIGEILAGILLGPTLFHGALSETLLPVDIRPMLTTLGNLGVALFMFLVGLELDYRMLRGNGRAAAGVSVGSIVCAFGLGVLLALYLWNDHAVGHRLGFLLFIGATMSITAFPVLARILTDRGIQHTRVGVLAMASAAVGDVIAWLLLAAVLTFTGSRNSWRVLLVVPYALAMVGVVRPLLGRLLAAPERGREDLARGAGEDGIGAGSLGALTVLLLVSGALSEWFGLHFIFGAFLAGAIVPRHGTERLRVALKDRFETITWMLLPTYFAVAGLKVDLTTVGGDGLGELGLILLVAIGGKFGGAYLGARVAGQSGRSATTLSILMNTRGLTELIILGVGLQLGLLDTDLYSLMVVMALVTTAMTAPLLRWAYPSQMIDADLRELAEEWTERPKHTQPAEPVGAKSSEAK, translated from the coding sequence ATGACCACCTACCAAACAGCCATGATCATGGTCGGTTTGGCCTTGATACTCGTGCTCGCGCATGTGCTCGGGCGCCTCGCGCGGCGGTGTGGCCAGCCGGCGGTCATCGGCGAGATCCTCGCCGGCATCCTGCTCGGTCCGACCCTGTTTCACGGCGCCCTGTCGGAAACGCTCTTACCCGTGGATATCCGGCCCATGCTCACCACGCTCGGCAACCTCGGAGTCGCGCTCTTCATGTTCCTCGTCGGGCTCGAACTCGACTACCGGATGCTGCGCGGGAACGGGCGTGCCGCGGCCGGGGTGTCCGTCGGGTCGATCGTCTGCGCGTTCGGACTCGGTGTCCTGCTCGCGCTATACCTGTGGAATGACCACGCGGTCGGACACCGGCTCGGCTTCCTGCTGTTCATCGGTGCGACCATGTCCATCACGGCGTTCCCGGTGCTGGCCCGCATCCTCACCGACCGGGGTATCCAGCACACCAGGGTCGGCGTGCTGGCGATGGCGAGCGCGGCCGTCGGGGATGTGATCGCCTGGCTCTTGCTTGCGGCCGTACTCACCTTCACCGGGAGCCGGAATTCCTGGCGGGTTCTGCTGGTCGTGCCGTATGCCCTAGCCATGGTAGGGGTGGTACGGCCGCTGCTCGGCAGGCTCTTGGCCGCGCCGGAGCGAGGCCGAGAAGACCTCGCACGTGGGGCTGGGGAGGATGGGATCGGAGCCGGCTCGCTCGGCGCCCTGACGGTACTGCTGCTTGTCTCCGGCGCGTTGAGTGAGTGGTTCGGTCTGCACTTCATCTTCGGTGCGTTCCTTGCCGGCGCGATCGTGCCACGCCACGGAACGGAAAGGCTGCGCGTGGCGCTCAAGGACCGGTTTGAGACGATCACCTGGATGCTGCTGCCGACGTACTTCGCGGTGGCAGGGTTGAAGGTGGACTTGACCACAGTGGGTGGCGACGGACTCGGCGAACTGGGTCTGATCCTCCTCGTGGCGATCGGTGGCAAGTTCGGGGGCGCCTACCTGGGAGCACGGGTCGCCGGCCAGTCCGGACGATCGGCCACGACGCTGAGCATCCTCATGAACACCCGCGGCCTCACCGAACTGATCATCCTTGGCGTCGGCCTGCAACTGGGGCTGCTCGACACGGACCTGTACTCACTGATGGTGGTCATGGCCCTCGTCACCACCGCTATGACCGCACCGCTGCTGCGCTGGGCCTATCCGAGCCAGATGATCGACGCGGATCTGCGAGAGCTGGCTGAGGAGTGGACCGAGAGGCCGAAGCACACACAGCCGGCCGAGCCCGTGGGCGCGAAGTCGTCGGAGGCAAAGTGA
- a CDS encoding MFS transporter, whose product MKHPGRTRWAIGGLLAGGIVVNFVDRTALSVASSPLAHEFGLDLSRLGVVLAAFTWSYCLVQLPAGALVDIFGVSRLTRIGSALWAVASLLTAVAGGLGPLIAARLLLGVAEGPSMVSASKATAAWFPLGERGTATAVFDGATKFANMVAFPVLAFVMSEWGWRAGFLFSAALSLVFSALWWWGYRDPSEHPLLRDSEREFILDGGARDTDRGHAGQLRSVLCTGRNWVVSLAFACYGYTINVVVTWMPEFFQREFGLRLLNSGIYSMIPWAVATVAELAVGGWLVDRLVRRGHDPVRIRRNVLTAGLTLGATIGASGTADSAAEAVCWMSISLSGLAIAAPVAWSLPGLLAAPGTVGAVSGLMNFANTAATGFGVMFTGWLAQATGTFQAPFLFAVAVLAVGVLLYRYVLRTTAPDSPPPRHRPSATSEIKV is encoded by the coding sequence GTGAAGCACCCTGGACGCACCCGCTGGGCCATCGGCGGGCTGCTCGCCGGAGGAATAGTCGTCAACTTCGTCGACCGGACGGCCTTATCGGTGGCCAGTTCGCCCCTGGCTCATGAATTCGGCCTCGATCTGAGTCGACTCGGCGTCGTGCTCGCCGCGTTCACGTGGTCGTACTGTCTGGTCCAGCTGCCGGCCGGCGCCCTGGTGGACATCTTCGGCGTCTCCCGGCTCACCCGTATCGGGTCCGCCCTGTGGGCCGTCGCCAGCCTGCTGACCGCGGTCGCCGGCGGACTCGGTCCTCTCATCGCGGCACGTCTGCTGCTGGGCGTGGCCGAGGGGCCGTCCATGGTCTCCGCGTCCAAGGCGACCGCCGCGTGGTTTCCGCTCGGCGAACGCGGCACGGCGACGGCGGTGTTCGACGGCGCCACCAAGTTCGCCAACATGGTGGCGTTCCCGGTGCTGGCGTTCGTGATGAGTGAGTGGGGCTGGCGGGCCGGGTTCCTGTTCAGCGCGGCACTCAGCCTGGTGTTCTCGGCTCTGTGGTGGTGGGGCTACCGGGACCCGTCCGAGCATCCCCTGCTGCGCGACAGCGAACGGGAGTTCATCCTCGATGGCGGGGCGCGGGACACCGACCGGGGGCATGCCGGGCAGCTCCGCTCCGTGCTGTGCACCGGAAGGAACTGGGTCGTGTCCCTCGCCTTCGCCTGCTACGGCTACACGATCAACGTGGTGGTCACCTGGATGCCCGAGTTCTTCCAGCGGGAGTTCGGCCTCCGGCTGCTCAACTCCGGCATCTACTCGATGATCCCCTGGGCGGTGGCGACGGTGGCCGAACTCGCGGTCGGCGGCTGGCTGGTGGACCGGCTGGTGCGCCGGGGCCATGACCCGGTGCGGATCCGCAGGAACGTGCTGACTGCGGGACTGACGCTCGGCGCCACGATCGGGGCGTCGGGGACCGCCGATTCGGCGGCCGAGGCCGTGTGCTGGATGTCGATCTCACTCTCCGGGCTGGCCATCGCGGCCCCTGTGGCGTGGAGCCTGCCGGGCCTGCTGGCGGCACCCGGCACCGTGGGGGCGGTCAGCGGTCTGATGAACTTCGCCAACACGGCGGCCACCGGCTTCGGTGTGATGTTCACCGGGTGGCTGGCTCAGGCGACCGGAACGTTCCAGGCGCCCTTCCTGTTCGCGGTCGCGGTGCTGGCCGTGGGCGTACTCCTCTACCGGTACGTGCTGCGTACGACGGCACCGGACAGCCCACCGCCCCGGCACCGGCCCTCAGCGACGTCCGAGATCAAGGTCTGA